One window of the Benincasa hispida cultivar B227 chromosome 3, ASM972705v1, whole genome shotgun sequence genome contains the following:
- the LOC120074305 gene encoding serine/arginine repetitive matrix protein 2 — MNRNWREPLSGARNAPLLSQHRRGHSFTGISRDSDENLDLFSKNRRSLSVAASDDSSDASVKLGRLSVGSVKLAKSGIDDLLSSTEGGKHDYDWLLTPPGTPLFPSSSESEIQSTVVAPRSSTLVRSSSTTKASRLSVSQSESHNPSRPARSSSVSRSSVSTPQYSSYSSSRSTSSILNTSSASVSSYIRPSSPSTRSSSSARPSTPSSRTTPSRSSTPSRARPSPTSSSIEKPRPLQSSRPSTPNSRPQIPANLSSPAARSNSRPSTPTRRNSAPSLSSVVGTPSSTSRVLSTNGRSSTSTSRPSSPSPRVRAAPQPIVPPDFPLDTPPNLRTTLPDRPISAGRSRPSPAASVRGSPEPSSTIAVPRRAASPTVSRGRITDAPGRGRLNTNGHLSDSHETRRLSSSSDLSGRRPVKASTTTAESNGFGRSISKKSLDMAIRHMDIRNGPGSVRSGSGNTLFPHSIRSATSKTQSIALSNSEAIDTDFQMSSNNNMERGNHFHRPSATIGTEGGGENGRFSASLNHLDIYESSRYDAILLKEDLKNTNWLHSADDKTDLASILDNGFEALPEPFGLL; from the exons ATGAATCGGAACTGGAGGGAGCCTCTTTCTGGTGCCCGGAATGCTCCTCTCTTGTCTCAGCACCGCCGTGGTCATAGCTTCACTGGAATCTCCAGGGATTCCGATGAGAATCTGGATCTCTTCTCCAAAAATCGCCGCAGTCTCTCCGTTGCTGCCTCTGATGACTCCTCTGATG CGTCGGTGAAATTGGGGAGGCTTTCAGTTGGATCGGTGAAATTGGCTAAGAGTGGGATCGACGATCTGCTTTCGTCGACTGAGGGAGGGAAACACGATTATGACTG GCTTCTCACCCCACCTGGTACTCCTCTTTTCCCTTCATCCTCTGAAAGTGAAATTCAATCTACCGTGGTAGCGCCAAGAAGTAGCACCTTAGTCAGGTCATCTTCGACAACAAAAGCTTCAAGG CTTTCAGTCTCACAATCAGAGAGCCACAATCCTTCAAGGCCAGCTAGGAGCAGTTCTGTGTCTCGGTCCTCGGTCTCCACTCCACAGTATAGTAGTTACTCCTCCAGTAGGTCCACTTCATCAATACTTAACACAAGCTCAGCTTCGGTTTCCTCTTACATAAGGCCTTCCTCCCCTAGTACACGCAGTTCATCTTCTGCGAGACCTTCTACTCCATCTTCACGCACAACACCATCGAGGTCCTCAACTCCTTCAAGAGCCCGTCCATCCCCCACCAGCTCCTCCATTGAAAAACCAAGGCCACTACAAAGTTCAAGGCCGTCGACTCCTAATTCCAGGCCTCAAATTCCTGCAAATTTGAGTTCTCCTGCAGCCCGGTCAAATTCCCGTCCATCTACACCTACTCGGCGAAACTCTGCTCCTTCCCTCTCTTCTGTTGTCGGCACTCCATCTTCTACATCACGTGTTCTCTCAACAAATGGTCGCAGTTCAACATCAACATCCCGACCAAGTTCTCCTAGTCCTCGGGTCCGGGCTGCACCTCAGCCAATTGTCCCCCCTGATTTTCCTCTTGATACCCCTCCAAACCTTCGAACGACATTGCCCGACAGGCCAATTTCTGCTGGTAGATCCCGCCCATCTCCTGCTGCATCAGTCAGAGGGAGTCCAGAGCCTTCATCGACCATTGCCGTGCCTAGAAGAGCAGCATCACCTACCGTATCAAGGGGAAGAATAACCGACGCTCCTGGAAGGGGTCGGTTGAATACCAATGGACATCTCAGTGACAGTCATGAAACTAGGAGACTTTCAAGTTCTTCTGATTTGAGCGGACGGAGACCTGTGAAGGCTTCTACAACTACAGCAGAAAGCAATGGATTTGGGAGGTCTATTTCGAAGAAATCACTCGATATGGCCATCAGACATATG GATATAAGAAATGGCCCCGGTAGCGTGCGCTCAGGTTCAGGCAATACTCTATTTCCACACAGCATCCGATCGGCCACTTCGAAAACTCAATCCATTGCTTTGAGTAACTCCGAGGCTATTGATACTGACTTCCAAATGAGCAGTAACAACAACATGGAGAGAGGAAACCATTTTCATAGACCTTCAGCAACAATCGGAACCGAAGGAGGAGGAGAGAATGGAAGATTTTCTGCAAGCTTGAATCATTTGGACATCTATGAGAGCTCCCGTTATGATGCAATATTGCTCAAAGAGGACTTGAAAAACACGAATTGGCTGCACAGCGCCGACGATAAAACCGATTTGGCTTCCATTTTGGATAATGGATTTGAAGCTCTGCCTGAGCCTTTTGGCCTCTTATAA